tatattatttttctttctgttaCTTACTCCTTGTCGTTCTTGTCTTATATCACTTCGAGCGCGGGTTGCTTTGCCCTATTTTCGTAGAGTTTTTCTCGCGGTTCTGCAGCCAGGGTCATATCGCCTGGGACTCATTTTCCTGTGAAAGGATTAGAGAATCCACAGCGCGGCTCAGGGGACGTTCTCTCGTTTGCTCCGACCCCATAAGCACTTCGGAGATGAATTACAGGGAGGAAAGGGCCTGCCGACTCGCTGAGAAGGAGGCGAAGTTGAACATGGCGGCAGCGCTTGCCGAGGGCAAAGCTCGCCTCCCTAAGAAGTCTGGTCCCTCTACCCCTGAGGTAGACGGGACTTCGGCACCCCCTGCTGGCCCTTCCGAGCCTCTTACGGGGGCTTCCGGGCCCCTGCCCAGTTCGCCCGAGCCTGCCATAATTGTCGTAGCGGACTCCAGTGACGAGCCGCATGAGGTTATAACTCCCTCCGTCGAGGTCAGCTCCCAGCGGGCGGACTCGTCCAAAAAGAGGAAGGAACCTGAGATTTCCTCGACTTTTCGTGAGAAGAGCCGAGCTCGGAGTGGTTCGTCAGGAGACGAGCGAAGTAAGTCCAGCTCGAAAGATAGGGTTCCTTCCTCGGAATCCGGTGATTCCTCTAGCAAGCTGCCTTCAAAGGAACGTCGTCCCTCCCCCCGAGGTAATGATAActcgaggttttttttttttttttgttttttgggtctCGGGGACCgagtaaaataacatttctcGTACATTTCAGTTCCCCCTGCATCCCCAGGTGACCTGATGAGGAGCTATACTCGGCCAGGAGTTCGGGTTCCGGCGTTTGCGGACATGTCCGAGCTCAACCGtgcaaacttcttcttttttgcgGACAAGATTGGCGAGGTTAGTGACACATACTTcctcagtttttgtttttctttacctCCTTCGCCGTTTTTAACGAACTGCGCTTTCCCAGCTAATGATCGAGTTCAACTCCTCGGTGGCGTCTTATGAAGATCAGCTGTTTGCCTCTCCTTCATCTTCCGAGGTGAGCCTTCTCCGGGAAAAAATTGCTGACCTGGAAGCCCAAGTGAAGGAGTATGCTAGACTAGAAGCCGAAAACGCTACTACCGTGGAGAGAGCCGAACAGATCCGGGCTCGGATGAAGAAAGCCGAGGTACAGGTGCTCGACCTTGGAATTGCCAACGAAGACCTCCGAGACAAGCTAAAGAAGGCGGAGGACCTCTACTACGAGGCCGCGGAGGATGCGAAGGCGGCAAAGAATAGGTTGCACGAGATCGAGCTCCGCAACCAGCTACTCGAAGCTGGCAATACCTGCGAGATTGAGAGGGTGCGGAGAGAAGAAAGGCAAGCAATGAGGCGAACTCTCCGTCCATTAGTCGAGGAGGTGAAAGTCACTTtcgaagagagggagaagctgGCCCCAGCCAAGATCCGAGCCGCCGAGATCAGGGCTAACCGGATGCTGATCGAGGAGATCTCGAGGGGAGAGATCCAAGACATGGAAGCTGAGCTCGGGCTCCTAAAAGCCGACGAGGAGGAGGCCGACGATAAAGTTTCGAAGGTAACTCTCCGTGACCTCGACCTCTCTGGATTTTCAGACCTTTTGGCGGATACGCCTGATCTTTTGTGCAGCGAACACCCTTTGAGCATTACAATCGACGAGTCCGGCACTAATCTCGGGCAAATGTCGAATCAGGGGATGGACGACTTTCTGGCGAACACCAAGTCGGTAGAGGAGCTTGAAGAGATGGGACTGGCCCTTTCCGAAGCGGCATCGGACCCCGCTCCCCATACTCAGTAGTTTCTATATCGGGGTTGTTTTGGCACGGGTTGCCCCCTGTTTGTCGTATTTATTTTTAGACTTGCTTTGGAGTGTTTTGGTCGTGGTGACCACTCTGTCttcaaaaaattttgtttttgtcatgcTAAATGCGAACTTCATATCCGCAATCTCTGTTTGAAAAGATGATACGAGCAGAAATGAACACGAAGTAAGAACTTCGGTTTAAGAGTTTGCAAAAATGACACCCCAACTTTAGTAAGGCTGAGTACGAAGTGAACACCTCGGTTTAGATTAGAATTTTGCGAAAACTAAGCTTCGACTTTAATAAGTAAAGCTGAGTacgaagtgagaacttcggTTTAGGTTAGAGTTTCGCAAAACCAAGCTCCGACTTAATGTAAAGCTGAATACGAAGTAAGAACTTCGGTTTAGACTTGCGATGTTGAACCTCGGATTTAAATGATATATGCGAAGTCGGACTTCGGCTTTTAATGATATATGCAAAGTTGGActtcgactttttttttatatatgcgAAGTTGGACttcggcttttttttttgaaccattattaataaaaaagtttaagaaaactttaaattttattaatatggataGCTAGACCCGAAGTGGGCTGACTACGTACCCTTATCGGGATCAAGCTAAACGTAGTTCGATACAAAAGATTAATTGTAAAAGAGTTTAAGGTGTAAGGAATTCCAGGACCTAGGGACTGGTTTTCCCTCTGAATCCTCGAGCTGATACACCCCATTTCGCACCTCGCGTGTAATTCTGTACGGTCCTTCCCAGTTAATTCCCAACTTCCCTCCATTGAGCCCCTCGGTGTTCTCGTAGACTTTTCGGAGGACTAGGTCGCCAACTGCCAAGGGCCTGCCTCGGATTTTGGAGTTATAATACCGAGCTACTGCGTTCTGGTAATTCTGTATCCGAACTAAGGCCTGGTCCCAACGATCATTGATTGTATCGAGAGTATCCTGTAGGAACTCCTCATTTTCCTCAGCTCGGAGTGGGTTCAGTGAGGTACGGACTCCAAGGACCTCTATGTCAGCTGGGACTACGGCATCAACTCCGTTAACCAGGGAGAAAGGTGTTTCATTAGTGGCCCGACGAGGTGTTGTTCGAATTGCCCAAAGAACGCCTTGCAGTTCGTCTGGCCAGCGCCCTTTGCGAGAATCGAGCCGTTTCTTCAAGTTAGCAAGAATGACCTTATTCATCGCCTCGGCTTGCCCATTACCTTGCGGGTAACGAGGAGTTGATTTATTGAGTCGAATCTTTCACTTCGTGCAAAACTCTTCGAACTTCGAGGAGATGAACTGTGGACCATTGTCCGTGACGATTTCGCGGAGAACACCGTAGCGATAGATTATACTTTTCAGCACTAACTAATCCACTTCTTCACTTGTTACTTTAACATAGACCGCTGCCTCCACCCATTTGGAGAAATAATCGGTATGAGCGAGCACGTACTGAACTCCTCTTGGTCCCCGATGCAATGGACCAATGATGTCCATAGACCACCTCATGAATGGGTAAGGTGCGGACACCGAAGACAGGAGCACGGTAGGTTGGTGGATTGACGGGGCGTGCTTTTGGCACTTCTCACAAGCTCGAGAATAATTTTTGCAGTCCGTGACCATAGTAGGCCAGAAGTAGCCttgccttttgattttgaaagccaGAGTCCGACCTCCGGAGTGATTCCCATTGGGACCGTCATGACCAGCTCGCATTAGCATCGCAGACTCTTTACCGGCAACACATGTTAGATAAGGACCAGCTACACTTCGGCGTAAGAGTATTCCGTTGTAGACACAATACCGCGCACTGACAATCTTGAGTCTCATGGCCGCCCATTTGTCGGCTGGGAGTTCCCCTTTTTGCAAGTAAGCCCAGATCGGGCACCGCCAATCGCCTGCCCCCCAGCTGTTAGAATTCGCACTGCTCGAAATAGTATGTGGGATAAGAGCTTGATTGTCAACTGATGAGCTCGACGATCCCGGAGTTTGGCTCGCGTCTAGCACGGCCAGAGGTGGGTGAACTTCCATCGGAGTAGGCATAGCGGGGGCTGGATCCTCCGATGGCAAAGAGTCCGCAGTCGCCTCGCGAGCTGCCTCCTTAGCAGCCAACTGTTTTTGCGTTGCTCGGGTGACGACATTTGAGCTCTCTAGTCGGATGCTTGGAAACTGGATGACTTCGACGGGGATAATCCTATTCATCGCAGGATCCGAAGCGTCCGCAGCGGCGTTTTTACTTCGCGGGATCTTAGTGATTTTAAAATCCTCGAACTTAGCGACTAACTCTCGAGCTGCGAATCGCAAAAAGCTCGGAGTCGTCGGACATCAATCCCTACTGCGAGGCGTAAACCAGCAAGGAAGGATTCATACTCGGCTTCGTTGTTTGACGCGCTGAAAGCCAAGCGAAATGACTGCTCGATTATTTCGCCAGTAGGAGAAGTGAGGCGGACCCCAATTCCTGCTCCCGATTTGGAAGAAGCGCCATCAACATACAACGTCCATGGGACTTCAACATTGTCGCTAACCGAAgaggctagtgggagttcgatCAAAAAATCGGCCAGCACTTGCGCCTTAGCACAGGTTCGAGTCCGGAACTCGATGTCGTATTCACTCAACTNNNNNNNNNNNNNNNNNNNNNNNNNNNNNNNNNNNNNNNNNNNNNNNNNNNNNNNNNNNNNNNNNNNNNNNNNNNNNNNNNNNNNNNNNNNNNNNNNNNNNNNNNNNNNNNNNNNNNNNNNNNNNNNNNNNNNNNNNNNNNNNNNNNNNNNNNNNNNNNNNNNNNNNNNNNNNNNNNNNNNNNNNNNNNNNNNNNNNNNNNNNNNNNNNNNNNNNNNNNNNNNNNNNNNNNNNNNNNNNNNNNNNNNNNNNNNNNNNNNNNNNNNNNNNNNNNNNNNNNNNNNNNNNNNNNNNNNNNNNNNNNNNNNNNNNNNNNNNNNNNNNNNNNNNNNNNNNNNNNNNNNNNNNNNNNNNNNNNNNNNNNNNNNNNNNNNNNNNNNNNNNNNNNNNNNNNNNNNNNNNNNNNNNNNNNNNNNNNNNNNNNNNNNNNNNNNNNNNNNNNNNNNNNNNNNNNNNNNNNNNNNNNNNNNNNNNNNNNNNNNNNNNNNNNNNNNNNNNNNNNNNNNNNNNNNNNNNNNNNNNNNNNNNNNNNNNNNNNNNNNNNNNNNNNNNNNNNNNNNNNNNNNNNNNNNNNNNNNNNNNNNNNNNNNNNNNNNNNNNNNNNNNNNNNNNNNNNNNNNNNNNNNNNNNNNNNNNNNNNNNNNNNNNNNNNNNNNNNNNNNNNNNNNNNNNNNNNNNNNNNNNNNNNNNNNNNNNNNNNNNNNNNNNNNNNNNNNNNNNNNNNNNNNNNNNNNNNNNNNNNNNNNNNNNNNNNNNNNNNNNNNNNNNNNNNNNNNNNNNNNNNNNNNNNNNNNNNNNNNNNNNNNNNNNNNNNNNNNNNNNNNNNNNNNNNNNNNNNNNNNNNNNNNNNNNNNNNNNNNNNNNNNNNNNNNNNNNNNNNNNNNNNNNNNNNNNNNNNNNNNNNNNNNNNNNNNNNNNNNNNNNNNNNNNNNNNNNNNNNNNNNNNNNNNNNNNNNNNNNNNNNNNNNNNNNNNNNNNNNNNNNNNNNNNNNNNNNNNNNNNNNNNNNNNNNNNNNNNNNNNNNNNNNNNNNNNNNNNNNNNNNNNNNNNNNNNNNNNNNNNNNNNNNNNNNNNNNNNNNNNNNNNNNNNNNNNNNNNNNNNNNNNNNNNNNNNNNNNNNNNNNNNNNNNNNNNNNNNNNNNNNNNNNNNNNNNNNNNNNNNNNNNNNNNNNNNNNNNNNNNNNNNNNNNNNNNNNNNNNNNNNNNNNNNNNNNNNNNNNNNNNNNNNNNNNNNNNNNNNNNNNNNNNNNNNNNNNNNNNNNNNNNNNNNNNNNNNNNNNNNNNNNNNNNNNNNNNNNNNNNNNNNNNNNNNNNNNNNNNNNNNNNNNNNNNNNNNNNNNNNNNNNNNNNNNNNNNNNNNNNNNNNNNNNNNNNNNNNNNNNNNNNNNNNNNNNNNNNNNNNNNNNNNNNNNNNNNNNNNNNNNNNNNNNNNNNNNNNNNNNNNNNNNNNNNNNNNNNNNNNNNNNNNNNNNNNNNNNNNNNNNNNNNNNNNNNNNNNNNNNNNNNNNNNNNNNNNNNNNNNNNNNNNNNNNNNNNNNNNNNNNNNNNNNNNNNNNNNNNNNNNNNNNNNNNNNNNNNNNNNNNNNNNNNNNNNNNNNNNNNNNNNNNNNNNNNNNNNNNNNNNNNNNNNNNNNNNNNNNNNNNNNNNNNNNNNNNNNNNNNNNNNNNNNNNNNNNNNNNNNNNNNNNNNNNNNNNNNNNNNNNNNNNNNNNNNNNNNNNNNNNNNNNNNNNNNNNNNNNNNNNNNNNNNNNNNNNNNNNNNNNNNNNNNNNNNNNNNNNNNNNNNNNNNNNNNNNNNNNNNNNNNNNNNNNNNN
The Camelina sativa cultivar DH55 chromosome 6, Cs, whole genome shotgun sequence genome window above contains:
- the LOC109133255 gene encoding homer protein homolog 3-like, encoding MAAALAEGKARLPKKSGPSTPEVDGTSAPPAGPSEPLTGASGPLPSSPEPAIIVVADSSDEPHEVITPSVEVSSQRADSSKKRKEPEISSTFREKSRARSGSSGDERSKSSSKDRVPSSESGDSSSKLPSKERRPSPRVPPASPGDLMRSYTRPGVRVPAFADMSELNRANFFFFADKIGELMIEFNSSVASYEDQLFASPSSSEVSLLREKIADLEAQVKEYARLEAENATTVERAEQIRARMKKAEVQVLDLGIANEDLRDKLKKAEDLYYEAAEDAKAAKNRLHEIELRNQLLEAGNTCEIERVRREERQAMRRTLRPLVEEVKVTFEEREKLAPAKIRAAEIRANRMLIEEISRGEIQDMEAELGLLKADEEEADDKVSKVTLRDLDLSGFSDLLADTPDLLCSEHPLSITIDESGTNLGQMSNQGMDDFLANTKSVEELEEMGLALSEAASDPAPHTQ